Proteins encoded within one genomic window of Psilocybe cubensis strain MGC-MH-2018 chromosome 2, whole genome shotgun sequence:
- a CDS encoding Mechanosensitive ion channel protein Msy2: MSYPHDPERAGLPSSGNSPKARQQGDYLELGGGQSGLSQSDLRLPDGQVPVTKVGRVYSYLVSASIVTRWILFIVPILGIIWIPGILNLTSFPNAKVWGVKLIWWSIWLSVLWGGACVSKITRSIRIAPYFIRATVGVVAVSSRRYIDWLQALHRYIALFAWTVALWASFSPLIISHQDGRTDTVVITNTTLANLGEAEVNGVPSRSVAAVSLMAKLLFSFLLCTALLLFEKFSIQWIAAKFHERSYADRIQEQKFAVRTLVTLYRNSSEIPGRSDTLGRGHTREVSVNPKRLFRKFREGVRFATTTTATAFGNVASEIAGSSVLQPNSPQAIIKTVLESANKSRLLARRLYYSFAKKDAEYLLVEDIQRFFPTKEDADAAFALFDKDGNGDVSREEIEMACLEFHREQLSIENSMRDLDSAVGRLDNILMTVYVIIAGLIIAVGLEAQLVTLVTSAGTLILGLSWLIGGSLQEVLTSIIFLFIKHPFDVGDRVVLNKETYTVKEIRLLSTVFLDSNSGLVQAPNNQLNTLMSETFTFDVAYSTSFEDLERLREKMLAFVTAERRDYQSVFDVKVKDFPDQGRMTLSADIKYKSNGQQAALKSKRRNKWICALKASLGELKIYGPSGDPNPPPGVTRYTKVPWETIQANDRKNAAGTAPQMPQANLEQMPPLGGWQLSDKNTAILDNTDSVFGDSADLYPRREMSQDSVFGDSARQRGAATTTASQPPSASRNLQPSGPPHPADVFEMRPR; encoded by the exons ATGTCCTATCCACACGATCCAGAGCGTGCAGGTCTCCCCAGCTCTGGAAACAGTCCAAAGGCAAGGCAGCAAGGTGATTATCTCGAACTCGGAGGCGGCCAGTCCGGTCTGAGCCAGAGTGATTTAAGGCTACCGGATGGCCAAGTTCCTGTCACAAAG GTCGGCAGGGTATACTCTTACTTGGTCAGTGCCTCCATCGTCACCCGCTGGATACTCTTCATCGTTCCCATCCTCGGTATCATCTGGATCCCGGGCATACTCAACCTCACCTCTTTCCCAAATGCCAAG GTTTGGGGTGTCAAGTTGATCTGGTGGAGTATCTGGTTGAGTGTGCTATGGGGAGGTGCGTGTGTGTCTAAAATAACCCGCTCAAT ACGCATCGCACCTTATTTTATCAGAGCGACTGTCGGCGTCGTAGCCGTCAGCTCGCGCCGCTACATCGACTGGCTGCAGGCTCTCCATCG ATATATCGCGCTCTTTGCATGGACTGTTGCCCTCTGGGCCTCTTTTAGCCCTCTCATCATCTCACATCAGGACGGTCGCACGGACACCGTCGtcatcaccaacaccacacTTGCCAACCTCGGCGAGGCAGAAGTCAATGGCGTCCCCTCCAGGAGCGTCGCCGCCGTCAGTCTCATGGCAAAACTCTTATTCTCGTTCCTCCTCTGCAccgccctcctcctctttgaAAAGTTTTCCATCCAGTGGATCGCAGCCAAATTCCACGAACGGTCCTACGCCG ACCGCATCCAGGAGCAAAAGTTTGCCGTCCGCACGCTCGTCACGCTATACCGCAACTCGTCAGAGATTCCTGGTCGTTCGGATACGCTTGGCCGGGGACACACGCGCGAAGTCAGCGTCAATCCCAAGCGTCTCTTCCGCAAGTTCAGGGAGGGCGTCAGGTTCGCCACGACCACCACAGCCACCGCGTTTGGAAACGTCGCCTCAGAGATTGCTGGAAG TTCTGTCCTCCAGCCGAATTCTCCTCAGGCGATCATCAAGACTGTGCTAGAATCTGCCAACAAATCGCGTTTG CTTGCTCGTCGGCTTTATTACTCTTTTGCTAAAAAAGACGCGGAGTATTTGCTTGTTGAAGATATTCAGCGGTTCTTTCCTACCAAGGAAGATGCGGATGCGGCATTTGCACTGTTTGACAAGGACGGAAATGGGGATGTGTCTAGAGAAGAAATCGAAATGGCCTGCCT TGAATTTCACCGCGAGCAATTATCGATCGAGAATTCGATGCGGGACCTTGATAGTGCCGTTGGTCGCTTGGATAATATCTTGATGACGGTCTATGTCATTATCGCAGGATTGATCATCGCCGTTGGCCTG GAAGCACAATTGGTCACTCTCGTAACATCAGCCGGGACGCTGATTCTCGGATTGAGCTGGCTAATTGGTGGAAGTTTGCAAGAGGTGTTGACGAGTATCATTTTCCTCTTCATAAAGCACCCCTTCGATGTGGGCGATCGGGTCGTTCTCAATAAGGAGACGTATACAGTCAAAGAGATCCGTCTGCTCTCCACCGTTTTCCTGGATTCAAATTCGGGATTGGTACAGGCCCCTAACAATCAGCTGAATACATTG ATGTCGGAGACATTTACGTTTGATGTTGCGTACTCGACTTCGTTTGAAGATTTAGAACGACTGCGCGAGAAAATGTTGGCTTTCGTCACAGCGGAGCGAAGGGACTACCAGTcagtgtttgatgtcaaagtCAAAG ACTTCCCTGATCAAGGTCGAATGACTTTATCTGCTGACATCAAATACAAGAGCAACGGACAGCAAGCTGCGTTGAAAT CAAAACGTCGAAACAAATGGATATGCGCTCTTAAAGCCAGTTTGGGCGAACTCAAGATCTATGGGCCGAGCGGAGATCCCAACCCGCCACCTGGTGTCACTCGATACACCAAAGTCCCTTGGGAAACTATTCAAGCCAACGACCGTAAAAATGCTGCTGGTACTGCTCCACAGATGCCACAGGCTAATCTGGAGCAAATGCCCCCTTTGGGCGGATGGCAATTGAGCGATAAAAACACGGCGATTC TTGATAATACCGATAGTGTATTTGGGGACTCGGCAGAT CTGTACCCGCGACGAGAGATGTCGCAGGACTCTGTTTTCGGGGATAGCGCGAGACAGAGGGGCGCAGCGACTACCACTGCATCACAACCACCATCTGCTTCCAGAAATCTGCAGCCTTCCGGTCCTCCACACCCGGCTGATGTCTTTGAGATGAGACCTCGCTGA
- a CDS encoding t-SNARE affecting a late Golgi compartment protein 2: MSTRSRTGLFLSYRESTARRDYHDGHEHQRLINHAAIDIPSDLPPVWVDVSDQVEALLADTTANIAALDKLHAKHILPSFADRSQEERDIDALTTQITKDFRTCHSLIQRISTTFPPSHEANPAKNVQRGLAAKVQHLSATFRKKQRVYMDKLQGHATKNQDLLLASGAISLKASDAMSALDDDIQAASHTTLLYADPSTQHLQSRDRELAEIAKSIASLAELFKDLSVLVIDQGTLLDSVEYNIEQTAVHMEDAVEILNHATRYQKNTGRRKCIFLLLLIIFGLIIVLIFKPKRKSLPPPVSPP; this comes from the exons ATGTCCACCCGTTCACGCACCggcctctttctttcttaccGCGAGTCCACTGCCCGTCGCGACTACCACGATGGTCACGAACACCAACGCCTCATCAACCACGCCGCCATCGATATTCCCTCTGACCTGCCCCCTGTATGGGTAGATGTCTCTGACCAGGTAGAGGCCCTCCTCGCCGACACCACTGCCAACA TCGCTGCACTTGACAAACTTCATGCAAAACATATTCTTCCCAGCTTTGCTGATCGCTCCCAGGAGGAGCGCGACATTGACGCCCTCACAACTCAAATCACAAAG GACTTTCGCACATGCCATTCCCTCATCCAGCGAATATCTACCACTTTTCCCCCATCCCACGAGGCAAACCCCGCCAAAAACGTACAGCGTGGTCTCGCTGCAAAGGTCCAGCATCTATCCGCTACTTTTCGCAAGAAACAGCGCGTGTACATGGACA AACTACAGGGTCATGCGACCAAAAACCAGGATCTCCTTCTTGCTTCCGGCGCCATTTCTCTCAAAGCTTCCGATGCCATGTCTGCTCTCGATGACGATATCCAGGCTGCC TCACATACCACTCTCCTCTACGCAGACCCTTCCACACAGCATCTCCAATCACGCGATCGAGAACTCGCCGAAATCGCAAAATCTATAGCTTCTCTCGCAGAACTCTTCAAAGACCTTTCCGTCCTCGTAATAGATCAGGGCACCCTCCTAGACTCGGTAGAGTACAACATTGAACAGACAGCCGTCCACATGGAAGACGCTGTCGAAATTCTCAATCACGCAACTCGCTACCAGAAAAACACTGGCAGGCGCAAGTGCATCTTTCTACTtctcctcatcatctttgGTTTAATCATTGTCCTCATCTTTAAACCAAAACGAAAgtctctccctcctcctgtATCACCTCCATAG
- a CDS encoding Cytosolic iron-sulfur assembly component 3 encodes MYSHYYLFVLYPALCNLALAATSAAPEAVATQYSLTTSTALPFPTATQTSNETEDLLVSKWSLNRGRIQDGPDNLAFVADPFPNSQVPGSTPQASNSGAPVLRVSYPEGSFSHDTGGAQFYSLWNTTDGSSFNSMMVSYEIAFESNFDWVKGGKLPGLRGGLNSTGCSGGNKATGVDCFSARLMWRKNGAGEVYAYIPTPNNLCSDKSIICNSDFGVSIQRDNFGFVSGKWTRVTLLVQLNNPPDVANGYMALYFNDLLAVSQQNLQIRAADSVVANGFYFSTFFGGSDTSWATPVTTHTYFRNIRLWGSSSPSTLTGATVKSQAPKTLGYGYNLNDFITPGQACIKPVEQKKEERDVGAALTEISIDSNGGYYEVTAGEKSKNKKLEQAQISLNDCLACSGCITSAESVLITMQSHTEVLEVLAANEVAEDKKIAVVSIAPQSLASLAASLGDDITPRQVLRRLRPFLHSLGFAYVFDTNYGRELALREHVKEFEERKEAADGGEEGQLPMLASACPGWICYAEKTHHEMLAYIARTKSPQQVMGTLVKGWMAEKWGKRRDGVYHVTVMPCYDKKLEASRTDFYSEEYRTRDVDCVITTGELEVMLREKGWDMSVAVPGELDGGRMVDGLPELVRHKGTSSGSYLHWIMGSVLRQVAGGTVEVKTMRNADYEEYTIRDGERVVFRGATCYGFRNLQNIVRKVGKEQGVRTGTGAAGRLGGVRRRTGEVEKKYDYVEVMACPGGCVNGGGQLKGPGKEWTRRVEAAYWRDGEGEGEVEVIEGLELRTEYRGVESEVVGLAVKW; translated from the exons ATGTATTCCCACTACTATCTTTTCGTTTTGTACCCCGCCTTGTGCAATCTCGCCCTTGCCGCCACCTCCGCTGCCCCAGAGGCCGTCGCGACCCAGTACAGTCTAACAACGAGCACCGCACTCCCCTTCCCCACCGCCACTCAGACATCGAACGAAACAGAAGATCTGCTCGTCTCTAAATGGTCCTTGAACAGAGGCCGCATTCAGGATGGACCCGATAATCTCGCCTTTGTCGCAGACCCCTTCCCGAACTCGCAGGTGCCTGGATCTACCCCACAGGCAAGCAACAGCGGTGCGCCGGTGCTGCGCGTTTCTTATCCCGAGGGAAGTTTCTCGCATGATACTGGTGGAGCGCAGTTTTACTCGCTGTGGAACACGACGGACGGATCGAGCTTCAACTCGATGATGGTGTCGTATGAGATCGCGTTCGAGTCCAATTTTGATTGGGTTAAAGGCGGGAAGCTGCCTGGTCTGCGTGGAGGCTTGAACTCGACGGGATGTAGTGGTGGAAACAAGGCGACGGGTGTGGACTGTTTCTCCGCACGGCTGATGTGGAGGAAGAATGGGGCGGGCGAGG TGTACGCATACATTCCTACGCCCAACAATCTTTGCTCGGACAAGTCTATCATTTGTAACTCGGATTTCGGTGTGTCTATTCAGAGGGACAACTTTGGTTTTGTTAGTGGAAA ATGGACAAGAGTTACGTTGCTAGTGCAGCTCAACAACCCGCCTGATGTCGCAAACGGATACATGGCACTCTA TTTCAACGATTTGCTTGCGGTGTCTCAGCAGAATTTGCAAATTAGGGCGGCGGACAGTGTCGTTGCGAATGGATTTTACTTTTC AACATTCTTTGGAG GATCTGACACGAGCTGGGCGACGCCTGTGACTACGCACACCTACTTTCGCAATATCCGACTATGGGGCAGCAGTTCGCCATCGACGCTTACGGGGGCGACTGTAAAGAGCCAGGCACCCAAGACACTTGGGTACGGGTACA ACCTCAACGACTTTATCACGCCAGGACAGGCATGCATCAAGCCCGTGGAGCAAAAGAAGGAAGAGCGGGACGTAGGAGCAGCATTG ACGGAGATTTCAATCGACTCGAACGGGGGGTACTATGAAGTAACGGCTGGAGAGAAGagcaagaacaagaaacTAGAGCAGGCGCAAATCAGCTTGAACGACTGTCTGGCATGCAG TGGGTGCATCACGTCTGCCGAGTCTGTGTTGATTACGATGCAATCGCACACAGAGGTGCTAGAGGTACTAGCGGCGAACGAGGTGGCGGAGGATAAAAAGATTGCGGTAGTGTCGATTGCACCACAGTCGCTGGCGTCACTGGCAGCATCTCTGGGAGACGATATCACACCACGGCAAGTGTTGCGGCGACTGAGACCGTTCCTGCACTCGCTCGGGTTTGCATATGTGTTTGATACGAACTATGGGAGGGAGCTGGCACTTCGGGAGCATGTGAAAGAGTTTGAAGAGCGCAAAGAGGCGGCGGATGGAGGGGAAGAGGGACAGTTGCCGATGCTGGCGAGTGCATGCCCTGGGTGGATCTGCTATGCGGAAAAGACGCACCACGAGATGCTGGCGTACATTGCACGAACGAAAAGCCCACAGCAGGTGATGGGGACACTGGTAAAAGGATGGATGGCGGAGAAATGGGGTAAAAG ACGGGACGGAGTGTACCATGTGACAGTAATGCCGTGCTACGACAAGAAGCTAGAGGCGTCGCGGACCGACTTTTACTCGGAAGAGTACCGGACGCGGGATGTGGACTGTGTGATTACGACGGGGGAACTGGAGGTGATGCTGAGGGAAAAGGGGTGGGACATGAGTGTGGCTGTGCCGGGAGAGCTGGATGGGGGAAGGATGGTGGATGGCCTACCAGAGCTGGTGAGGCACAAGGGCACATCATCTGGGTCATACCTGCACTGGATCATGGGGAGTGTGCTGCGGCAAGTGGCGGGGGGGACGGTGGAGGTGAAGACGATGCGGAATGCGGATTACGAGGAGTATACGATCAGAGACGGGGAGCGAGTTGTGTTTAGGGGGGCCACATGCTATGGCTTCCGGAATCTGCAGAACATTGTGCGCAAGGTGGGGAAGGAGCAGGGCGTGCGGACGGGGACCGGGGCGGCGGGGCGGCTGGGGGGGGTGCGGCGGAGGACGGGGGAGGTGGAGAAAAAGTACGACTATGTAGAGGTGATGGCGTGCCCGGGGGGATGCGTCAACGGGGGCGGGCAGCTCAAGGGGCCGGGGAAGGAGTGGACGAGGCGGGTAGAGGCGGCGTATTGGcgggatggggagggggagggggaggtggaggtaATAGAGGGACTGGAGTTGCGGACAGAGTACCGGGGAGTGGAGAGCGAGGTGGTCGGGCTGGCGGTCAAGTGGTGA
- a CDS encoding Vacuolar amino acid transporter 2, which produces MFKQSTRPEESESRQPLLDDPAPHTLFTAGDDSDDDLEGTSALITPKTARGSHNVSFKEEVQLIPPPLRSTTSSREIRTSFQFEQDSDELDDDSVTELNRSRIGPNGVHDRRMPLLVGLFDSSASRRSLDASLPLHSANANGIVTIGEDTVDLDELAAKRTAGGGLIDSVANMANSILGAEPSRPGLPYAIRQAGFFAGLTLLIALSVVTDWTIRLIVINAKLSGGHSYIDIMSHCFGSSGRAAVSFFQFAFAFGGKSLSSAANSLNSLTLPPGMCAFGIIIGDTIPQVLRFVFPTLQTIPVLKLFANRQFIIAFCTICFSYPLSLYRDIHKLARASGLALVGMLIIVCSVFIEGPHVPQELKGSQEGKFSIIEPGIFQAIGVISFAFVALITCDLGVMLEITGGVSATTLAFIFPAACYIKLVDKRLPWHSRTKLPAVLCVLFGIVVMAISLFLALAKSWTPEGSAKICV; this is translated from the exons ATGTTCAAACAGTCTACTCGTCCAGAAGAGTCAGAGTCTCGTCAGCCCCTTCTCGATGACCCCGCACCCCACACCCTATTCACGGCAGGAGACGACTCGGACGATGACCTGGAAGGCACTAGCGCCCTCATCACCCCAAAAACCGCCAGAGGGTCCCACAACGTCTCCTTCAAAGAAGAGGTCCAGCTCATTCCACCCCCGCTCCGTTCAACAACTTCTAGCCGCGAAATACGCACGTCTTTCC AATTCGAGCAGGACTCTGACGAactcgacgacgactccGTGACCGAGCTGAACCGCTCTCGAATCGGCCCAAATGGCGTCCACGACCGCCGCATGCCGCTGCTCGTCGGCCTCTTCGACTCATCCGCCTCTCGGCGCAGTCTAGACGCatccctccctctccacAGCGCCAACGCGAACGGCATCGTCACCATTGGCGAAGACACCGTCGACCTCGACGAGCTAGCCGCTAAACGCACCGCAGGTGGCGGACTCATCGACTCTGTAGCGAACATGGCCAACTCTATTCTCGGTGCAG AGCCCTCGAGGCCAGGTTTACCCTACGCCATTCGCCAAGCTGGCTTCTTTGCCGGTCTCACGCTGCTCATCGCCCTTTCTGTGGTCACAGACTGGACAATTcgcctcatcgtcatcaacgCCAAACTCAGTGGTGGGCACTCCTACATCGATATCATGTCCCATTGTTTTGGCTCCAGCGGACGAGCCGCTGTATCTTTCTTCCagtttgcctttgcctttggaGGCAAGTCCCTTTCAAGTGCTGCCAACTCACTAAACTCACTAACCCTTCCTCCAGGCATGTGCGCATTCGGTATTATCATCGGCGATACCATCCCGCAGGTGCTACGCTTTGTCTTCCCAACGCTCCAAACGATACCCGTCCTCAAATTATTTGCCAACCGACAATTCATCATTGCATTTTGTACCATATGTTTCTCATATCCGTTATCGCTTTATCGAGACATCCACAAGTTAGCACGCGCGTCTGGCCTGGCGCTGGTGGGCATGCTCATCATTGTCTGCTCGGTCTTCATAGAAGGCCCTCATGTCCCACAGGAGCTGAAGGGCAGCCAGGAGGGCAAATTCTCCATCATTGAGCCGGGCATATTCCAAGCTATTGGTGTCATCAGCTTTGCTTTCG TCGCTCTGATAACCTGCGATCTCGGTGTCATGCTCGAAATCACCGGCGGGGTCTCTGCAACGACACTCGCGTTCATTTTCCCCGCCGCATGTTACATCAAGCTCGTGGATAAAAGGCTGCCTTGGCATAGTCGGACAAAACTGCCTGCCGTCCTATGTGTCCTGTTCGGAATTGTCGTCATGGCCATTTCGCTCTTCCTTGCGCTAGCTAAATCATGGACTCCAGAAGGATCGGCAAAGATTTGCGTATAA
- a CDS encoding Phosphomevalonate kinase, peroxisomal, with translation MVRTTIISAPGKVLIAGGYLVLDPAFSGVVVSTSSRFYTAIRDNSALKPSTLRVRSPQFRNATWSYDAALEPSVKVEAAAENSSKNKFVHLALQHSIALAAEVKGSALVQEILSKGLDITIVGGNDFYSQRAKLEELGLPRTIESLSSIPPFCPTGVNLSDVHKTGLGSSAALITSLTSALLVHLTVITEESLSDDVGEGRRLAHNLAQFVHCFAQGKVGSGFDVSAAVFGSHLYTRFDPGVIQGLMGDNLPKLYPVLSPSNQAWNYRIGNFKLPPYTRIMLADVDAGSDTPSLVGKVLKWRKEHQIEADALWNHLDQLNQSLSRTLLELSTLHDTDPESYKSAVKYISSLQAVQWDANPSLPKEEQLVVSTFSEVRRLSEEIRAQMRRMGALSDVPIEPKEQTKLLDTCVALAGVIGGGVPGAGGYDAVWLLVCDVETSKPVQTPLELVEHVWSTYTELSVSPLSSKESLAKGIRLESVDDIPGLAGILDSA, from the exons ATGGTCCGCACAACTATTATTTCAGCTCCTGGAAAGGTCCTAATCGCTGGGGGTTATCTTGTGCTCGACCCAGCCTTTTCTGGTGTCGTCGTTTCAACCTCCTCCAGGTTCTATACTGCCATACGCGACAACTCTGCTCTCAAACCATCCACCCTGCGCGTTCGATCGCCCCAGTTCCGTAACGCGACATGGTCCTATGACGCAGCTTTAGAACCTTCTGTAAAAGTCGAGGCGGCGGCTGAAAA CTCGAGCAAGAACAAATTTGTTCACCTCGCGTTGCAACACTCCATTGCTCTTGCCGCTGAAGTCAAAGGTTCAGCTCTTGTTCAAGAAATCCTATCTAAAGGATTGGATATTACTATTGTCGGTGGCAATGACTTCTATTCTCAACGTGCAAAG CTTGAGGAATTAGGCCTTCCCCGCACGATCGAGTCTCTGTCGAGCATCCCACCGTTCTGCCCAACCGGGGTCAATCTCTCTGATGTGCACAAGACAGGATTGGGTTCTTCCGCCGCGTTGATCACATCACTCACCTCTGCACTCCTCGTACATCTCACTGTGATCACTGAAGAGTCCCTTTCCGATGACGTCGGAGAAGGTCGTCGTCTCGCGCACAATCTCGCACAATTTGTTCACTGTTTCGCGCAGGGTAAAGTCGGCAGCGGCTTCGATGTCTCTGCAGCCGTATTTGGGAGCCATCTATATACGCGTTTTGACCCAGGTGTGATCCAAGGCTTGATGGGCGACAACTTG CCGAAATTGTACCCTGTTCTGTCGCCCTCCAATCAGGCGTGGAACTATCGCATTGGAAACTTCAAACTGCCCCCTTATACCCGGATTATGCTCGCTGACGTGGATGCTGGCAGTGATACTCCATCTCTCGTCGGAAAGGTCCTGAAGTGGCGCAAAGAGCACCAAATCGAAG CGGACGCGCTATGGAACCACCTCGACCAGCTGAACCAGTCACTTTCCAGGACTCTCCTCGAACTTTCGACTCTCCATGATACTGACCCTGAAAGTTACAAGAGCGCAGTAAAATACATCTCCTCTCTCCAGGCCGTACAG TGGGATGCCAATCCCTCCCTGCCTAAGGAGGAGCAGCTGGTTGTCAGCACTTTCTCTGAAGTTCGCCGTCTGTCAGAG GAAATCCGCGCACAAATGAGACGGATGGGAGCTCTCTCCGACGTTCCTATTGAACCCAAGGAGCAGACCAAATTACTCGATACTTGTGTGGCCCTCGCAGGTGTCATCGGAGGAGGAGTACCTGGCG CTGGAGGATATGACGCTGTCTGGCTCTTGGTGTGCGACGTCGAAACCAGCAAGCCCGTGCAAACCCCTCTTGAACTGGTCGAGCACGTATGGAGCACGTACACCGAGCTCAGCGTGTCTCCACTATCGTCCAAAGAGAGCCTTGCCAAAGGTATCCGCCTCGAATCTGTCGACGACATTCCGGGACTCGCAGGCATACTGGACTCTGCTTGA
- a CDS encoding Ferrochelatase, mitochondrial: protein MSLLRSPLISRAITRSYATAHASAKSPTAIVMLNMGGPSTVEETHDFLKNLFMDGDLIPLPFQRFLAPWIARRRTPQIEKQYAEIGGGSPILHYTQLQGDGMAQLLDELHPETAPHKAYVAFRYARPLTEVTAHQMKKDGVKRAIAFTQYPQYSCSTTGSSLNELYRKRKETGLDSIEWSVIDRWGTHPGFIEAVAQNIEAALAKFPENKRAETVLLFSAHSLPMSVVNRGDPYVLEVSASVAAVMERLGHSNPYRLVWQSQVGPSAWMGMQTGEALKGLARLGKKQVVLVPIAFTSDHIETLYELDLEYAKEAKEHGIEVHRAESLNDSPVFIRALADIATQHLRDCASGKGPTSIQLGLRCPGCTNATCGQQKAWFKRSGR from the exons ATGTCTCTTCTCCGTTCTCCTCTTATTTCTAGAGCTATAACCCGTTCCTATGCCACAGCCCACGCGTCAGCGAAAAG TCCCACAG CCATTGTTATGCTTAACATGGGGGGTCCGTCTACT GTCGAGGAAACCCACGACTTTCTCAAAAACCTCTTCATGGACGGCGACCTCATCCCACTTCCTTTCCAACGCTTCCTTGCTCCGTGGATTGCGCGAAGGCGCACACCTCAGATAGAGAAACAATATGCCGAAATCGGAGGCGGTTCTCCTATTCTTCATTATACCCAGTTGCAAGGTGACGGGATGGCTCAACTTCTCGATGAGCTCCATCCGGAGACGGCTCCGCACAAGGCATATGTTGCTTTCCGGTACGCGCGTCCTCTGACAGAGGTGACTGCTCATCAGATGAAAAAGGATGGCGTGAAGAGAGCTATTGCTTTTACGCAGTACCCACAGTACAGCTGCAGCACCACCGGAAGCAGTCTCAACGAGCTGTATCGCAAGCGCAAAGAGACTGGCCTGGATAGTATCGAATGGAGTGTCATAGACCGATGGGGTACTCATCCAGGTTTCATTGAG GCTGTTGCGCAGAATATTGAGGCTGCACTGGCTAAATTTCCAGAGAACAAGCGTGCCGAAACTGTATTGCTGTTTTCCGCACACTCTTTGCCTATGTCTGTCGTCAACCGCGGAGATCCCTACGTGTTAGAAGTCTCCGCGTCCGTCGCAGCGGTGATGGAAAGGTTGGGCCACTCAAATCCTTACCGGCTGGTGTGGCAATCACAAGTTGGACCATCAGCATGGATGGGTATGCAAACCGGTGAGGCTTTGAAGGGGCTTGCGCGGCTGGGAAAGAAGCAAGTGGTGCTTGTCCCAATTGCGTTTACGAGCGACCATATCGAGACGCTGTATGAACTTGACCTAGAATACGCCAAGGAGGCCAAAGAG CATGGTATCGAAGTCCACCGAGCAGAATCATTGAATGATTCGCCTGTATTCATTCGCGCTCTCGCCGACATTGCAACACAGCATCTCCGAGACTGTGCCTCGGGGAAGGGACCCACAAGTATTCAACTGGGACTTCGATGTCCAGGATGTACTAACGCAACATGCGGTCAGCAAAAAGCTTGGTTCAAGCGAAGCGGGAGATAA
- a CDS encoding Nitrosoguanidine resistance protein SNG1, translating into MSAAEKNDSAASTVADHPPSLAPPVPHITSAVVVPSYLDHFWDQGPEIAKARKIYINILFQRTCLIVGAIFGIFSIYWGALWQLPARSLRGWVVDFDGDQVGQFVTLALSTNTAFSHIIDWRIYPASDFPNGPDDVIAAVLDEKCWVAITINPGATKSLNDTLHGGGPETPTSNAISAYALEARNENAFRTLLRPTVTTLLDEITHGFAVKIMGDIVQNNTSIAAVSPNILTRPIYFTVQNLRPFDVPVATAVTFIGLIYLLILSFIVVNSGILARGVSGMERKLTTASLIRIRIASPILIYFVLSLAYTVLTRAFKLPFDRHFGRAGFVLFWMLSWFGMTAAGLALESMMTLLTIKYIQVFLILWIIGNVSVCLWPIDALPVLYNYGHAAPFYQISRGVRSIVFGTKNELGMNFGILAVWIGISCISLPVLQWYVRRGEVGRARAGQRKA; encoded by the exons GCCAGAGATTGCCAAAGCTAGAAAGATATATATTAACATACTCTTTCAGAGGACTTGCTTGATTGTTGGTGCTATATTCGGGATATTCTCGATCTACTGGGGTGCACTATGGCAACTTCCAGCGCGCAGTCTACGAGGGTGGGTAGTG GACTTCGACGGGGACCAGGTTGGTCAGTTTGTCACCCTTGCCCTCAGCACAAACACAGCGTTCAGTCATATTATCGACTGGCGCATTTATCCGGCTTCTGATTTCCCGAATGGGCCGGACGACGTGATCGCTGCTGTACTGGATGAAAAATGTTGGGTGGCCATTACCA TTAACCCAGGAGCTACGAAAAGTTTAAACGACACACTGCATGGGGGTGGCCCGGAGACACCAACTTCGAATGCAATCTCTGCGTATGCCCTAGAAGCGCGAAATGAAAATGCATT CCGAACACTTCTAAGACCTACA GTCACCACACTTTTGGACGAAATAACGCATGGGTTCGCGGTAAAAATAATGGGAGACATCGTTCAGAACAATACATCAATCGCGGCGGTTTCACCGAATATATTGACTCGACCAATTTACTTCACTGTACAAAATTTACGACCCTTTGATGTACCAGT AGCGACTGCAGTGACATTTATTGGCCTAATATATCTTCTGATCCTGTCATTCATTGTGGTT AATTCCGGAATACTAGCAAGAGGGGTCTCGGGTATGGAACGAAAGCTAACCACGGCATCATTGATCCGTATACGCATTGCGTCGCCAATTCTGATATATTTCGTGCTCTCT CTGGCATACACGGTGCTGACTAGGGCATTTAAGCTGCCCTTTGACAGACA TTTCGGTCGGGCAGGGTTTGTGTTGTTCTGGATGTTATCCTGGTTTGGGATGACGGCAGC AGGTCTCGCCCTAGAGTCTATGATGACCCTACTAACGATCAAGTACATCCAGGTGTTCTTGATATTGTGGATTATTG GAAACGTGTCGGTATGCTTGTGGCCCATTGATGCGCTTCCGGTACTGTATAACTACGGACACGCGGCGCCATTTTACCAGATATCCCGAGGTGTGAGAAGCATTGTGTTTGGGACCAAGAACGAGC TGGGGATGAACTTTGGAATATTGGCAGTATGGATAGGAATTTCATGCATTTCACTGCCTGTGCTGCAGTGGTATGTGCGCCGAGGAGAAGTGGGAAGGGCGAGGGCAGGGCAAAGGAAAGCGTGA